A window from Myxocyprinus asiaticus isolate MX2 ecotype Aquarium Trade chromosome 37, UBuf_Myxa_2, whole genome shotgun sequence encodes these proteins:
- the LOC127427770 gene encoding uncharacterized protein LOC127427770: MEDYVTEALKQGHIRHSTSPAASSFFVAKKGRVSRQDITPRLTGKRRGKSRNAYSATSRHCSSGLGNPLAVNHWFCERVWDAAHHHLQRAVRCQKGNGNARRFSTPTFQPGQKVWLSTKDIRLHLPCKKLNPRYIGPFTILEQSLAQQNNPPPPLLLQDDGPIYAIKEVLDSRHRRGRLEYLVDWEGYGPKECSWVPRDDILDPVLTQTFHLNHPDCPAPRGWGRGRGWPRHWGVRSFGVARGGVGSVTLTPGSRSLSLHTHRSTNHAYLILISPHHQH; the protein is encoded by the exons ATGGAGGATTATGTGACTGAGGCTCTCAAACAGGGCCACATCAGGCATTCCACATCCCCTGCTGCTTCCAGCTTCTTTGTGGCCAAGAAGGGCAGAG TCTCTCGTCAGGATATCACCCCCAGACTAACGGGCAAACGGAGAGGAAAATCCAGGAA TGCGTACTCTGCTACCAGCCGCCATTGTTCCTCTGGGTTGGGGAACCCTCTGGCAGTCAACCATTGGTTCTGTGAGAGGGTCTGGGATGCTGCCCATCATCATCTGCAGCGAGCAGTGCGCTGTCAGAAGGGAAACGGCAATGCCCGGAGATTCTCGACTCCCACCTTTCAGCCCGGACAGAAAGTGTGGCTCTCCACCAAGGACATCAGGTTGCACCTGCCTTGCAAGAAATTAAATCCCAgatacattggtcccttcaccaTCCTGGAACAG AGCCTGGCACAGCagaataaccccccccccccgctgcTACTCCAGGATGATGGACCCATCTATGCCATCAAGGAAGTCCTGGACTCCCGGCACCGTAGGGGTCGTCTCGAGtacctggttgactgggagggatATGGACCAAAGGAATGCTCCTGGGTACCTCGAGATGACATCCTGGATCCGGTCCTCACTCAGACCTTCCACTTGAACCATCCTGATTGTCCTGCTCCACGCGGATGGGGCCGGGGCCGGGGCTGGCCACGGCACTGGGGTGTACGGTCCTTTGGAGTGGCCCGTGGGGGGGTGGGTAGTGTCACGCTCACACCAGGCTCTCGCTCACTCAGCCTTCACACTCACCGGAGTACTAATCATGCATATCTGATACTCATCAGCCCTCATCACCAACACTAa